A genome region from Lucilia cuprina isolate Lc7/37 chromosome 3, ASM2204524v1, whole genome shotgun sequence includes the following:
- the LOC111674878 gene encoding adenylate cyclase type 9 isoform X1: MKENCKMSESRRQSVSFTAMPPGVLANDSRTNSTDDIQIALAPHIQTYLSQTGRRHSCCSVMLPVAFERAASNSWLDPKFDSAVLEGQYQTSVFSHVRMRYRFTLSYILLCSVVWFLYFLVDGGSEDFWRPISSSFSLISLITIVAICFTHWDMYRANHIATSAITAGILCATSLIFLTYTGRAFSPLGHFAICLEIVLLIYTALPMTLWLSAAIAISYTILFEVVTHMVVAGNAVHGATADFSYKILFLRILCHVCVHLVGLHVLVMNLVRMRGTFMKVGQNLLVRRQLELEKQLKEKMIHSVMPPKVADMLLNEGGIDGNNDGSIKPESHYMRPRPSNDVKSLFRPFHMHSMENVSILFADIVGFTRMSSTKTAEQLVEILNDLFERFDDLCTLNGCEKISTLGDCYYCVSGCPEPRPDHAICCVEMGLGMIDAMRCFDAQRHEGVKMRVGVHTGTVLCGIVGTRRVKFDVWSNDVSLANKMESSGKPEQVHISEETASFLGEAYYLDEGEEVFGHRTYFVVGRRKDISRANSLCPSVHANSASSHLQLPGIPGQPISLTQSATNISVIHPNVPPASPVGQLSTSLNPSPVLSIRPRLTSLSMKLRKKSQSREMDVERGIIHPAAAGIPPVIVCRERPKIIITTKSLPGSLDSENEPEQTNDESQESNKNGKTAVANSRPKIRLKVWKVPRFLKKLEDIGKTNEKSTNTEVSISLMHPVPKTPTGNEETVAFIEPNGYQPLQPVVVENSKPNTNMLEIPHKPALHHVATSTGISNSVNRSPDASCCSPGQYSMFDDIIDIRSYISQSRSDISPFGRSGSYRSQCGRSGQSETSPLPRPRASTLTAAKAEGVNNNNATQPLIVPGAANAHQPTHSRNSSIWPDGLSICPSATSRKDSGIKSNSRRSSIQQQIYALNQTAISTHRVSGYFTSSTSSISNLGDVQNVPNVPLPAAMMPPPPPQDFASGQVADPLAACLQQLRKQSDLQLIRCVRDNAKSQRSYLVKPPLRRFSLYFKSRQMERDFRSKAHRFGNESETEGPPTLATPRYNTYIDIFVGLAVYLCISISLFLMTPNTVTPSFRLWVSLFTCFTAIQIFALFLFTRQMCRRHSTHTRTKVANSESCADRLFEAISSWYPWHICLAVLMAMPVILIIANFLLLDLNELEAFEYHYGFLIFVCIVHFCNFTQLNCWMRNILAFLAALCFVGIAVSQLLVYSNRSDATESAASLLNATRLPHLRRDVAKYIIEEIKWFQDYHVEIYLDLFLILVLVWFLNREFEIGYRLTFYGNAVANQDKIRVQNMKNQADMLLHNIIPKHVAEHLKNTAKYSENHHNVGIIFASIVNFNEMYDESYLGGKEYLRVLNELIGDFDELLSRPEFKCVEKIKTIGSTFMAASGLDPNHRGDGYEHIYALMEFSMAMQGVVDAFNKDLLEFNLILRIGFNVGDVTAGVIGTSKLHYDIWGDAVNVASRMDSTGVSNRIQVGKDCLPFLEAKYEFEPRGSVYVKGKDNMEVFLFTRRKPDLLGDDEEEEETHSSQMGNGKQNGSVS; encoded by the exons ATTCACTCTATCCTACATACTCCTTTGTTCAGTTGTCTGGTTTCTCTACTTTCTAGTAGATGGCGGTTCAGAAGATTTTTGGCGTCCTATATCAAGTTCCTTTTCTCTTATATCGCTTATAACAATCGTAGCCATATGCTTCACACACTGGGATATGTATCGAGCAAATCACATAGCCACATCCGCAATTACGGCGGGAATTTTGTGTGCCACATCATTAATATTCCTCACATATACCGGTCGAGCTTTTAGCCCTTTGGGCCACTTTGCCATTTGTTTAGAAATAGTCCTTCTTATCTACACCGCCCTACCAATGACTCTGTGGTTGAGTGCGGCCATAGCCATCAGCTATACCATATTATTTGAGGTGGTTACCCATATGGTGGTGGCAGGAAATGCGGTGCATGGCGCCACGGCAgattttagttataaaattctattctTAAGGATACTTTGTCATGTGTGTGTACATTTGGTGGGTTTGCATGTGTTGGTCATGAATTTGGTGCGAATGCGTGGTACTTTCATGAAAGTAGGACAGAATTTACTAGTCAGACGTCAGCTGGAGTTAGAGAAacaattaaaagagaaaatgatTCACTCGGTAATGCCGCCTAAAGTTGCTGATATGTTATTGAATGAGGGAGGCATTGATGGTAATAATGATGGTTCCATAAAGCCCGAATCACACTATATGCGTCCGAGGCCCTCGAATGATGTAAAGTCTTTATTTCGTCCCTTTCACATGCATAGTATGGAAAATGTCAGTATACTTTTCGCCGATATTGTAGGCTTTACACGAATGTCTTCAACGAAAACCGCCGAACAGTTGgtggaaattttaaatgatctCTTCGAAAGATTCGATGATTTATGTACGTTAAATGGTTGCGAGAAAATCTCTACACTAGGTGATTGTTATTATTGTGTGTCGGGCTGTCCGGAACCTAGGCCGGATCATGCTATATGTTGTGTGGAAATGGGTTTAGGTATGATAGATGCTATGCGTTGTTTTGATGCACAGCGGCATGAAGGTGTTAAAATGCGTGTGGGAGTTCACACGGGCACTGTTTTGTGTGGTATAGTTGGTACGAGGCGAGTCAAGTTTGATGTCTGGAGTAACGATGTATCATTGGCAAATAA aatggAGTCGTCTGGTAAACCTGAACAAGTTCATATATCCGAAGAAACAGCAAGTTTTCTGGGTGAAGCTTATTATCTAGATGAAGGAGAAGAAGTTTTtg GTCACCGCACTTATTTTGTGGTGGGTCGCCGAAAAGATATCTCCCGCGCCAACAGTTTATGTCCCAGTGTACATGCCAACTCAGCAAGTAGTCATTTACAGCTGCCCGGTATACCAGGACAACCTATCTCGTTAACGCAAAGTGCTACCAATATTTCTGTTATACATCCCAATGTTCCACCCGCTTCACCGGTGGGTCAACTATCAACATCCTTAAATCCTTCTCCTGTACTCTCAATACGACCAAGACTGACTTCGTTAAGCATGAAATTGCGCAAAAAATCACAATCCCGGGAAATGGATGTTGAACGTGGCATTATACACCCCGCTGCGGCGGGAATACCGCCCGTTATAGTTTGTCGTGAAAGACCAAAGATTATAATAACAACGAAAAGTTTACCTGGAAGTTTGGATTCTGAAAATGAACCTGAACAAACGAATGATGAGAGCCAAGAGTCCAATAAAAATGGCAAAACTGCTGTAGCCAATAGTAGACCAAAGATAAGGTTAAAGGTATGGAAGGTACCgagatttcttaaaaaactaGAGGATATAGGTAAGACAAATGAAAAGTCTACTAACACTGAGGTAAGCATCAGCTTAATGCATCCTGTACCAAAGACACCCACGGGAAACGAAGAAACAGTAGCTTTTATAGAACCCAATGGTTATCAACCGCTACAACCTGTGGTAGTAGAAAATAGTAAACCTAATACCAATATGCTGGAAATACCGCATAAACCCGCGCTGCATCATGTGGCTACTTCAACGGGAATAAGTAACAGTGTTAATCGTTCTCCCGATGCTAGTTGTTGTTCTCCCGGTCAATACTCCATGTTCGATGACATCATTGATATTAGATCATACATTAGTCAGTCTCGTAGTGATATCTCTCCATTTGGTAGATCTGGTAGCTATCGTTCGCAGTGCGGTAGAAGTGGACAATCGGAAACCTCACCATTACCTAGACCCAGGGCTTCCACCTTGACGGCAGCCAAAGCGGAGGGAGTGAATAACAACAATGCCACACAACCACTAATTGTACCTGGTGCAGCTAATGCACATCAACCTACACACTCACGTAACTCCAGCATATGGCCGGATGGTTTAAGTATATGTCCCTCCGCCACTTCCCGCAAAGATTCAGGCATCAAAAGTAATTCTCGCCGTTCATCGATACAACAGCAAATTTATGCCCTTAACCAAACCGCCATTAGTACTCACCGTGTTTCCGGCTATTTTACCAGTTCAACTTCCAGCATCTCCAATTTGGGAGATGTACAAAATGTTCCCAATGTGCCACTACCTGCCGCCATGATGCCACCACCTCCGCCTCAAGATTTTGCAAGTGGACAAGTTGCTGATCCTTTGGCAGCTTGTTTACAACAACTGCGCAAACAATCAGATCTCCAGCTGATACGCTGTGTACGTGATAATGCCAAATCCCAAAGGAGTTATCTAGTCAAACCTCCTCTTAGGAGATTTAGTTTATACTTCAAATCCCGCCAAATGGAAAGAGACTTTCGTTCGAAAGCCCATAGATTTGGTAATGAAAGTGAAACGGAAGGACCTCCCACTTTAGCCACGCCCAGATATAATACTTACATAGATATTTTCGTGGGTTTGGCGGTTTATTTGTGTATTTCCATCTCTTTATTCCTAATGACACCGAACACGGTTACGCCCAGTTTTCGCCTATGGGTATCGCTTTTTACCTGCTTTACCGCCATAcaaatatttgctttatttcTATTTACCCGCCAAATGTGTCGTAGACATTCCACCCATACCAGAACGAAAGTAGCCAATAGTGAATCCTGTGCCGATCGTTTATTTGAGGCCATTTCTAGTTGGTATCCTTGGCACATATGTTTGGCAGTATTAATGGCTATGCCGGTTATTTTAATTatagcaaattttcttttattggaTCTCAATGAACTGGAGGCGTTCGAATATCATTACGGTTTCCTGATATTTGTGTGCATAGTccatttttgcaattttaccCAATTAAACTGTTGGATGCGTAATATTTTAGCCTTTCTAGCAGCTTTATGTTTTGTGGGCATAGCTGTTTCCCAACTATTGGTCTACTCAAATCGTTCCGATGCCACCGAGTCCGCCGCATCTCTACTCAATGCCACCCGATTGCCGCATCTACGTCGGGATGTGGCCAAATATATTATTGAAGAAATTAAATGGTTTCAAGATTATCATGTCGAAATCTATTTGGATTTATTTCTTATTCTTGTGTTAGTATGGTTTCTGAATCGGGAATTTGAAATTGGTTATCGTTTGACATTCTATGGCAATGCGGTAGCTAATCAAGATAAGATTCGTGTCCAGAATATGAAAAATCAAGCTGATATGTTACTGCACAACATCATACCGAAACATGTAgctgaacatttaaaaaataccgCCAAATATTCCGAAAATCATCATAATGTTGGTATTATTTTTGCCTCCATTGTTAATTTTAACGAAATGTACGATGAAAGCTATTTGGGAGGCAAAGAATATTTGAGAGTTCTCAATGAACTGATAGGAGATTTTGATGAGTTGTTATCACGTCCTGAATTTAAATGTGTGgagaaaattaaaactattggTTCAACATTTATGGCAGCTAGTGGTTTGGATCCCAATCATCGTGGCGATGGCTATGAACATATTTATGCCTTAATGGAATTTTCCATGGCCATGCAGGGTGTAGTGGATGCTTTCAATAAGGATCTATTGGAGTTTAATTTGATACTGCGCATAGGTTTCAATGTGGGTGATGTTACGGCTGGTGTTATAGGCACTAGTAAACTGCACTACGATATATGGGGTGATGCGGTTAATGTGGCTTCTCGTATGGACTCCACTGGTGTTTCGAATCGTATACAAGTGGGTAAAGATTGTTTACCCTTTTTGGAAGCCAAATATGAATTTGAACCTCGTGGCAGTGTTTATGTTAAGGGCAAAGATAATATggaagtatttttatttacccGACGAAAACCTGATCTTTTGGGTGATGATGAAGAGGAGGAAGAGACTCACAGTTCACAGATGGGAAACGGTAAGCAAAATGGTAGTGTTAGTTAA
- the LOC111674878 gene encoding adenylate cyclase type 9 isoform X2 has product MSRRQSVSFTAMPPGVLANDSRTNSTDDIQIALAPHIQTYLSQTGRRHSCCSVMLPVAFERAASNSWLDPKFDSAVLEGQYQTSVFSHVRMRYRFTLSYILLCSVVWFLYFLVDGGSEDFWRPISSSFSLISLITIVAICFTHWDMYRANHIATSAITAGILCATSLIFLTYTGRAFSPLGHFAICLEIVLLIYTALPMTLWLSAAIAISYTILFEVVTHMVVAGNAVHGATADFSYKILFLRILCHVCVHLVGLHVLVMNLVRMRGTFMKVGQNLLVRRQLELEKQLKEKMIHSVMPPKVADMLLNEGGIDGNNDGSIKPESHYMRPRPSNDVKSLFRPFHMHSMENVSILFADIVGFTRMSSTKTAEQLVEILNDLFERFDDLCTLNGCEKISTLGDCYYCVSGCPEPRPDHAICCVEMGLGMIDAMRCFDAQRHEGVKMRVGVHTGTVLCGIVGTRRVKFDVWSNDVSLANKMESSGKPEQVHISEETASFLGEAYYLDEGEEVFGHRTYFVVGRRKDISRANSLCPSVHANSASSHLQLPGIPGQPISLTQSATNISVIHPNVPPASPVGQLSTSLNPSPVLSIRPRLTSLSMKLRKKSQSREMDVERGIIHPAAAGIPPVIVCRERPKIIITTKSLPGSLDSENEPEQTNDESQESNKNGKTAVANSRPKIRLKVWKVPRFLKKLEDIGKTNEKSTNTEVSISLMHPVPKTPTGNEETVAFIEPNGYQPLQPVVVENSKPNTNMLEIPHKPALHHVATSTGISNSVNRSPDASCCSPGQYSMFDDIIDIRSYISQSRSDISPFGRSGSYRSQCGRSGQSETSPLPRPRASTLTAAKAEGVNNNNATQPLIVPGAANAHQPTHSRNSSIWPDGLSICPSATSRKDSGIKSNSRRSSIQQQIYALNQTAISTHRVSGYFTSSTSSISNLGDVQNVPNVPLPAAMMPPPPPQDFASGQVADPLAACLQQLRKQSDLQLIRCVRDNAKSQRSYLVKPPLRRFSLYFKSRQMERDFRSKAHRFGNESETEGPPTLATPRYNTYIDIFVGLAVYLCISISLFLMTPNTVTPSFRLWVSLFTCFTAIQIFALFLFTRQMCRRHSTHTRTKVANSESCADRLFEAISSWYPWHICLAVLMAMPVILIIANFLLLDLNELEAFEYHYGFLIFVCIVHFCNFTQLNCWMRNILAFLAALCFVGIAVSQLLVYSNRSDATESAASLLNATRLPHLRRDVAKYIIEEIKWFQDYHVEIYLDLFLILVLVWFLNREFEIGYRLTFYGNAVANQDKIRVQNMKNQADMLLHNIIPKHVAEHLKNTAKYSENHHNVGIIFASIVNFNEMYDESYLGGKEYLRVLNELIGDFDELLSRPEFKCVEKIKTIGSTFMAASGLDPNHRGDGYEHIYALMEFSMAMQGVVDAFNKDLLEFNLILRIGFNVGDVTAGVIGTSKLHYDIWGDAVNVASRMDSTGVSNRIQVGKDCLPFLEAKYEFEPRGSVYVKGKDNMEVFLFTRRKPDLLGDDEEEEETHSSQMGNGKQNGSVS; this is encoded by the exons ATTCACTCTATCCTACATACTCCTTTGTTCAGTTGTCTGGTTTCTCTACTTTCTAGTAGATGGCGGTTCAGAAGATTTTTGGCGTCCTATATCAAGTTCCTTTTCTCTTATATCGCTTATAACAATCGTAGCCATATGCTTCACACACTGGGATATGTATCGAGCAAATCACATAGCCACATCCGCAATTACGGCGGGAATTTTGTGTGCCACATCATTAATATTCCTCACATATACCGGTCGAGCTTTTAGCCCTTTGGGCCACTTTGCCATTTGTTTAGAAATAGTCCTTCTTATCTACACCGCCCTACCAATGACTCTGTGGTTGAGTGCGGCCATAGCCATCAGCTATACCATATTATTTGAGGTGGTTACCCATATGGTGGTGGCAGGAAATGCGGTGCATGGCGCCACGGCAgattttagttataaaattctattctTAAGGATACTTTGTCATGTGTGTGTACATTTGGTGGGTTTGCATGTGTTGGTCATGAATTTGGTGCGAATGCGTGGTACTTTCATGAAAGTAGGACAGAATTTACTAGTCAGACGTCAGCTGGAGTTAGAGAAacaattaaaagagaaaatgatTCACTCGGTAATGCCGCCTAAAGTTGCTGATATGTTATTGAATGAGGGAGGCATTGATGGTAATAATGATGGTTCCATAAAGCCCGAATCACACTATATGCGTCCGAGGCCCTCGAATGATGTAAAGTCTTTATTTCGTCCCTTTCACATGCATAGTATGGAAAATGTCAGTATACTTTTCGCCGATATTGTAGGCTTTACACGAATGTCTTCAACGAAAACCGCCGAACAGTTGgtggaaattttaaatgatctCTTCGAAAGATTCGATGATTTATGTACGTTAAATGGTTGCGAGAAAATCTCTACACTAGGTGATTGTTATTATTGTGTGTCGGGCTGTCCGGAACCTAGGCCGGATCATGCTATATGTTGTGTGGAAATGGGTTTAGGTATGATAGATGCTATGCGTTGTTTTGATGCACAGCGGCATGAAGGTGTTAAAATGCGTGTGGGAGTTCACACGGGCACTGTTTTGTGTGGTATAGTTGGTACGAGGCGAGTCAAGTTTGATGTCTGGAGTAACGATGTATCATTGGCAAATAA aatggAGTCGTCTGGTAAACCTGAACAAGTTCATATATCCGAAGAAACAGCAAGTTTTCTGGGTGAAGCTTATTATCTAGATGAAGGAGAAGAAGTTTTtg GTCACCGCACTTATTTTGTGGTGGGTCGCCGAAAAGATATCTCCCGCGCCAACAGTTTATGTCCCAGTGTACATGCCAACTCAGCAAGTAGTCATTTACAGCTGCCCGGTATACCAGGACAACCTATCTCGTTAACGCAAAGTGCTACCAATATTTCTGTTATACATCCCAATGTTCCACCCGCTTCACCGGTGGGTCAACTATCAACATCCTTAAATCCTTCTCCTGTACTCTCAATACGACCAAGACTGACTTCGTTAAGCATGAAATTGCGCAAAAAATCACAATCCCGGGAAATGGATGTTGAACGTGGCATTATACACCCCGCTGCGGCGGGAATACCGCCCGTTATAGTTTGTCGTGAAAGACCAAAGATTATAATAACAACGAAAAGTTTACCTGGAAGTTTGGATTCTGAAAATGAACCTGAACAAACGAATGATGAGAGCCAAGAGTCCAATAAAAATGGCAAAACTGCTGTAGCCAATAGTAGACCAAAGATAAGGTTAAAGGTATGGAAGGTACCgagatttcttaaaaaactaGAGGATATAGGTAAGACAAATGAAAAGTCTACTAACACTGAGGTAAGCATCAGCTTAATGCATCCTGTACCAAAGACACCCACGGGAAACGAAGAAACAGTAGCTTTTATAGAACCCAATGGTTATCAACCGCTACAACCTGTGGTAGTAGAAAATAGTAAACCTAATACCAATATGCTGGAAATACCGCATAAACCCGCGCTGCATCATGTGGCTACTTCAACGGGAATAAGTAACAGTGTTAATCGTTCTCCCGATGCTAGTTGTTGTTCTCCCGGTCAATACTCCATGTTCGATGACATCATTGATATTAGATCATACATTAGTCAGTCTCGTAGTGATATCTCTCCATTTGGTAGATCTGGTAGCTATCGTTCGCAGTGCGGTAGAAGTGGACAATCGGAAACCTCACCATTACCTAGACCCAGGGCTTCCACCTTGACGGCAGCCAAAGCGGAGGGAGTGAATAACAACAATGCCACACAACCACTAATTGTACCTGGTGCAGCTAATGCACATCAACCTACACACTCACGTAACTCCAGCATATGGCCGGATGGTTTAAGTATATGTCCCTCCGCCACTTCCCGCAAAGATTCAGGCATCAAAAGTAATTCTCGCCGTTCATCGATACAACAGCAAATTTATGCCCTTAACCAAACCGCCATTAGTACTCACCGTGTTTCCGGCTATTTTACCAGTTCAACTTCCAGCATCTCCAATTTGGGAGATGTACAAAATGTTCCCAATGTGCCACTACCTGCCGCCATGATGCCACCACCTCCGCCTCAAGATTTTGCAAGTGGACAAGTTGCTGATCCTTTGGCAGCTTGTTTACAACAACTGCGCAAACAATCAGATCTCCAGCTGATACGCTGTGTACGTGATAATGCCAAATCCCAAAGGAGTTATCTAGTCAAACCTCCTCTTAGGAGATTTAGTTTATACTTCAAATCCCGCCAAATGGAAAGAGACTTTCGTTCGAAAGCCCATAGATTTGGTAATGAAAGTGAAACGGAAGGACCTCCCACTTTAGCCACGCCCAGATATAATACTTACATAGATATTTTCGTGGGTTTGGCGGTTTATTTGTGTATTTCCATCTCTTTATTCCTAATGACACCGAACACGGTTACGCCCAGTTTTCGCCTATGGGTATCGCTTTTTACCTGCTTTACCGCCATAcaaatatttgctttatttcTATTTACCCGCCAAATGTGTCGTAGACATTCCACCCATACCAGAACGAAAGTAGCCAATAGTGAATCCTGTGCCGATCGTTTATTTGAGGCCATTTCTAGTTGGTATCCTTGGCACATATGTTTGGCAGTATTAATGGCTATGCCGGTTATTTTAATTatagcaaattttcttttattggaTCTCAATGAACTGGAGGCGTTCGAATATCATTACGGTTTCCTGATATTTGTGTGCATAGTccatttttgcaattttaccCAATTAAACTGTTGGATGCGTAATATTTTAGCCTTTCTAGCAGCTTTATGTTTTGTGGGCATAGCTGTTTCCCAACTATTGGTCTACTCAAATCGTTCCGATGCCACCGAGTCCGCCGCATCTCTACTCAATGCCACCCGATTGCCGCATCTACGTCGGGATGTGGCCAAATATATTATTGAAGAAATTAAATGGTTTCAAGATTATCATGTCGAAATCTATTTGGATTTATTTCTTATTCTTGTGTTAGTATGGTTTCTGAATCGGGAATTTGAAATTGGTTATCGTTTGACATTCTATGGCAATGCGGTAGCTAATCAAGATAAGATTCGTGTCCAGAATATGAAAAATCAAGCTGATATGTTACTGCACAACATCATACCGAAACATGTAgctgaacatttaaaaaataccgCCAAATATTCCGAAAATCATCATAATGTTGGTATTATTTTTGCCTCCATTGTTAATTTTAACGAAATGTACGATGAAAGCTATTTGGGAGGCAAAGAATATTTGAGAGTTCTCAATGAACTGATAGGAGATTTTGATGAGTTGTTATCACGTCCTGAATTTAAATGTGTGgagaaaattaaaactattggTTCAACATTTATGGCAGCTAGTGGTTTGGATCCCAATCATCGTGGCGATGGCTATGAACATATTTATGCCTTAATGGAATTTTCCATGGCCATGCAGGGTGTAGTGGATGCTTTCAATAAGGATCTATTGGAGTTTAATTTGATACTGCGCATAGGTTTCAATGTGGGTGATGTTACGGCTGGTGTTATAGGCACTAGTAAACTGCACTACGATATATGGGGTGATGCGGTTAATGTGGCTTCTCGTATGGACTCCACTGGTGTTTCGAATCGTATACAAGTGGGTAAAGATTGTTTACCCTTTTTGGAAGCCAAATATGAATTTGAACCTCGTGGCAGTGTTTATGTTAAGGGCAAAGATAATATggaagtatttttatttacccGACGAAAACCTGATCTTTTGGGTGATGATGAAGAGGAGGAAGAGACTCACAGTTCACAGATGGGAAACGGTAAGCAAAATGGTAGTGTTAGTTAA